A region of Sesamum indicum cultivar Zhongzhi No. 13 linkage group LG7, S_indicum_v1.0, whole genome shotgun sequence DNA encodes the following proteins:
- the LOC105166278 gene encoding protein ACCUMULATION AND REPLICATION OF CHLOROPLASTS 6, chloroplastic: TTSKWADRLLPDFQFLPSTSDSPDLATSTSPPPLPSFPERHVSVPLDFYRVLGAESHFLGDGIRRAYDARVSKPPQYGYSDDALISRRQILQAACETLANPSSRGEYNQGLAEDEFDTILTQVPWDKVPGALCVLQEAGETELVLQIGGSLLRERLPKSFKQDIILSMALAYVDLSRDAMALSPPDFIRGCEVLEMALKLLQEEGASNLAPDLQAQIDETLEEISPRCVLELLGLPLGDEYQSKRGEGLLGVRNILWAVGGGGAAAIAGGFTREDFMNEAFLRMTAAEQVDLFAATPSNIPAESFEVYGVALALVSQAFLSKKPHLIQDADNLFQQLQQTKITAIGTSSSAYTVRENREIDFALERGLCSLLVGEVDECRAWLGLDKEDSPYRDPSIIDFVIEHSTGNQEDDLLPGLCKLLETWLMEVVFPRFRETQDVRFKLGDYYDDPTVLRYLERLGGAGRSPLAAAAAIARIGAEATAVLDNVKASAIQALQKVFPLRTGEKNVRLYEESEMNSYDLPVASEETGVRPDQDDSNMFGVPRSNGLHQEEIITDKIKDATVKIMCAGVAVGLLTLLGLRFLPYRNDSSNLHKDAGTSVASDVINVGASLVENTDEIPRMDARFAESLVLKWQSVKSLALGPDHCLGKLSEVLDGQMLKIWTDRAAEIAQHGWFWNYQLLNLNIDSVTVSADGRRAIVEATLEESAQLTDVAHPEHNDSYSITYTTRYEMSCAKSGWKIVDGAVLKS, from the exons ACCACCAGCAAATGGGCTGACCGCCTCCTTCCTGACTTCCAATTCTTGCCTTCCACCTCAGACTCACCCGACCTCGCCACTTCTACATCGCCGCCTCCACTCCCTTCCTTTCCCGAGCGCCACGTGTCGGTGCCACTGGACTTCTACCGGGTCCTAGGAGCCGAATCGCATTTCCTTGGGGACGGCATTCGACGAGCCTACGATGCTAGGGTTTCCAAGCCGCCGCAGTATGGGTACAGCGACGACGCTTTGATTAGCCGACGGCAGATTCTTCAAGCCGCTTGTGAAACCCTGGCTAACCCCAGTTCTAGGGGAGAGTACAATCAAGGCCTTGCCGAGGATGAATTTGATACCATTCTCACTCAAGTGCCCTGGGATAAG GTTCCTGGAGCCTTGTGTGTATTGCAAGAAGCTGGGGAGACAGAGTTGGTTCTTCAAATTGGAGGGAGCTTGTTAAGAGAGAGGCTGCCCAAGTCGTTCAAGCAAGACATAATTTTGTCAATGGCACTTGCTTATGTTGATTTATCTAGAGATGCTATGGCACTGTCACCTCCGGATTTTATCAGAGGTTGTGAGGTGCTTGAGATGGCGCTCAAACTGCTGCAG GAAGAAGGTGCAAGCAACCTTGCTCCTGACTTGCAAGCACAGATAGATGAGACCCTTGAAGAGATCAGCCCCCGCTGTGTTCTGGAGCTTCTTGGTTTACCACTTGGTGATGAGTACCAGTCAAAAAGAGGAGAGGGGCTTCTAGGTGTGCGGAATATATTGTGGGCTGTGGGAGGAGGAGGTGCAGCTGCCATTGCTGGAGGATTCACTCGTGAAGACTTCATGAATGAGGCTTTTCTGCGCATGACAGCCGCAGAGCAG GTTGATCTCTTTGCTGCCACGCCAAGCAACATACCTGCTGAGAGTTTTGAAGTTTATGGAGTGGCACTTGCCTTGGTTTCTCAAGCCTTCTTAAGCAAAAAACCTCATCTTATCCAAGATGCTGACAACCTTTTTCAGCAACTTCAGCAAACCAAGATCACAGCTATAGGGACCTCCTCATCTGCATACACTGTCCGAGAAAATCGCGAAATAGACTTTGCGCTTGAAAGAGGTCTTTGTTCTCTTCTTGTTGGGGAGGTTGATGAATGTCGTGCATGGCTGGGCTTGGACAAAGAAGACTCACCTTACAGAGATCCATCCATTATTGACTTTGTGATAGAACACTCCACGGGTAACCAAGAAGATGATCTCCTTCCTGGACTCTGCAAACTGTTGGAGACCTGGTTGATGGAGGTGGTTTTTCCTCGATTTAGAGAGACCCAGGATGTCAGGTTCAAACTTGGAGATTATTATGATGATCCAACGGTTTTGAGATACCTAGAAAGACTGGGAGGTGCTGGACGTTCACCTCTGGCTGCTGCTGCAGCTATAGCTAGGATTGGAGCCGAGGCAACTGCTGTGCTTGACAATGTGAAGGCTAGTGCAATTCAGGCACTGCAGAAAGTATTTCCTCTTCGTACTGGGGAAAAGAATGTCAGACTTTATGAGGAGAGTGAAATGAACAGTTATGATCTGCCAGTTGCGAGTGAGGAGACTGGAGTTCGTCCTGATCAAGATGATTCCAACATGTTTGGTGTTCCTCGTTCTAACGGACTACACCAGGAAGAAATTATCACTGACAAGATAAAAGACGCAACTGTTAAGATCATGTGTGCTGGTGTGGCAGTTGGTTTGCTGACTTTACTGGGGTTGAGATTCCTACCATACCGAAACGACTCTTCCAATCTACATAAAGATGCAGGGACATCTGTGGCTTCTGATGTCATTAATGTGG GGGCCTCACTAGTTGAAAACACTGATGAAATACCACGAATGGATGCCAGATTTGCTGAAAGCCTTGTGCTCAAGTGGCAAAGTGTCAAGTCCCTAGCTCTGGGTCCTGATCATTGTCTTGGAAAATTGTCAGAG GTATTGGATGGTCAAATGCTAAAGATCTGGACGGACAGAGCTGCAGAAATAGCTCAGCATGGCTGGTTCTGGAACTACCAACTTCTCAACCTTAATATTGACAGTGTAACTGTATCAGCTGATGGTCGCCGTGCTATTGTGGAAGCAACTCTCGAGGAGTCAGCACAGCTAACTGATGTTGCTCATCCCGAGCATAACGACTCATATAGCATAACCTATACAACGCGATATGAGATGTCTTGTGCAAAATCTGGTTGGAAAATAGTGGACGGAGCTGTGCTCAAGTCATAA